Within Vicia villosa cultivar HV-30 ecotype Madison, WI linkage group LG1, Vvil1.0, whole genome shotgun sequence, the genomic segment GGTTGATGCAGTATGCATTTTATCAATGCAACTTTTGTTGAAACTTGGAGCTCGTAGTCATACCTAAATATGTGATACTTTAAATTTCAACTTGGGAGCTTTCGGGTTGTTTGCTTGGTGTTTTTGCATATTTTTACTAGGTTTATCATGCATAGCTTTACGGATGTTTTGTCTTGTCTTGTATGTATGATTTTAGACTTCGTCTCACACTATATTGTGATGACATTTCTTGCTTCTACAAACAAGGGTGGAGATTGCTTGGAGGCTAATAATGTAGATGGTACTTTAGTAAGAAGCCCTGCGAGTCCTCAGACAGAAGATCATTGTGGCTCTGCACCAGAACGTATAGGAAAGCAAGTTTCTCAAGATATTGACTGCAACCAGAAACCAAGCTCTGGGCAATGCAAAGTTAAGGTGAAGAGAGAAGAAGATGAGGATGATAAGTTTAAGCTTTCAAATTTTCATTCTTCTCCTATCAGCGGTCTTAAAAACAATGGAAAGCCAACCGATCCCACATCTGTTACTGATAAGGTCAATGATGCTGCAGTTCTCAGTTTACCTTTATGTGAAGCTAAGGTAGGCAATATTGGCATATCATCAGAAGTACTCCCAGATAATCATACCAACGAACTCAATGAATTGCCTGGTGATTTTTGTCGTGGAAAAGAAGAAGTGGAGGGGTCTGAAGGTTCATTGGAAACACAAAAGggattttcaaaaacaaaagatGGTCTGGGCTCTTCTAAGAATCCATCTAAATCTGAAGCATTTGAATGTCCAAGTAAAATGCTAGCTTCTGGCGGAAAGTCCTCTCCCACTTCATCAACCTTGAACTCCAAATCATTGAGTCATGACTTCAAATCTGAAGATACTGAAATCGCCAATCCTTTTACGAAGCATGGAGCCAAATCTGATCGTAACAATTACATGAAGAGTGAAAGTTGTATGAATGATGCTGCAATGGATGAAATTCCAAGGAAGTCTGTAAAAGATCGTCCAAAATCTTCTTTGAATCATAATTCCAAAGGACTGCATTCAAGCCGGAGTATGCAAAGTTCCGTTTCAAAGCAAGTAAATCCAGATGTGAGAGATTCTGTTCACTGTTCATCAACGAAACCATCCCTGGGTCACCAGACTCCAAGTGTTTTTGGCTCTAGTGAGACTAATGCATCAATACACCATCAAAAAGGACCGCAAGTGCAGAATAAGATTTCATCTTCAGTGCCACAGAAAGTAGAAAGGCTTAATCAAACAAATACCCATCCTTCCTCGAAGTCGAACCAGAACAACACACCATCATTGAATCCTTCTCCAACATTAAATTCTTCAATGCTGAGTGATGAAGAGGTCTGGGCTGgacttctattttttttaataagttccATAAATATTTCTCCTATAGAATATCTTTGTTTCCTGTTCTCTTAATTTATCTTTCTATATATTTAATGGCAGCTAGCTTTGCTGTTGCATCAAGAACTGAATAGTTCACCTCGTGTACCCCGGGTACCCCGTGCACGCCAAACAGGTAGCTTGCCACAGCTGACTTCTACTAGTGCTACAAACATGCTAATGAAGCGAGCATCGGTTGGAGGAAAGGATAACTATTTGGTAAGATTTTGTGCCCACAATTGAAAATTATTATTGCGAGTTCTCCCAGTAATGATGGTCATGTTTTCTCCATAATGGTGGCTTATTATTACATGGTAATTAATTTGCACAGGTATGTAAAAGAAAATACAAGGATGCAACTAGAGATGGGGTTTGCAGTTCTCGTGAACCAGAAGATGAAACTAAAAGGATagagaaggagaaggagaaggagaaggtTCAATCATCATCTGATCAAAGAAAACAAGACATGGCATATGTGGAAGATGCTTCTGTAAAGGAAGAAGGAAGCCGAGCATGCGTGACAGCTGCAAACTCTATTACAAGCAATGTTGTGTCCACAACCCCTGCCACTGAAAACAGCAGTCCACCTTCCCCTCGCGAGGACTGTAATTTGTCATCAAAGAGGAACTCACCCAGGAATATATCTGATGATGATACACCAACAGCTGGAAGGCCAGTTCATCACACCTTACCTGGTAACTTCCTTTCAGAGAGATTCTTGctgtgtttgtttttaattttaaaccaTTCTATATTCCCATGTTAAATAGATACATTGACCCACTGTTGGTTAATATAAAAACAActcaaacaaatatttatttaatctcATGACTTTTAAAATTCATGCAATAACCTTAAGCTCCGGGTTTAGTTTCAAGCACCTTGAGTGCTACATAGATTTTATAGCACAAAATTACTTTTATATTGTTAATAGGTTGTGCCATATGTGCATTTAGATTTGGGCACAATCAGCTCTTGTAATTTGTAGGTAGACAAACACCGAATACCCAAGTGTTATTATAACTTTTATCttacaaaattaaaagaaaaataaccgGTGCTTATATATTGGGAACTTTGTGGATAGTTTCTTATTAtgtacacatgtattcaaatgcAGGCTTAATCAATGATATAATGAGCAAGGGCAGGCGCATGACATATGAGGAACTCTGTGGTGCTGTGCTACCGGTATGGTTCTTTATCAGTGTTGTTTTAGGGGTTCCTactattgttttttatattttattttcactgGTTTAAATTAGTTGTCTatgttcatgtttgtttctttttaattgtCACAGCACTGGCCCAACTTGAGGAAACATAACGGAGAACGATATGCATATGCAAGTCATTCCCAAGCTGTTCTTGATTGTTTGAGGAACCGGCATGAATGGGCAAGGCTGGTTGATCGCGGTCCAAAGGTATGCAGTTGCAATTTGATAATCACATTGAACTGTATGATTTATTGAATCATAATTAAGATTTCATTTTCAATTAATCCACCAACTCAAAGAGAATTGAATTAATTTTTGCTGACTGACCAAATTATTCCTACAAGTTTGCTGCAAAATCATGTTGTTTTCTTATGATTGCCACCAAGCATTTGACTTTAGTCAGGAATTGCTTTGTTGGTTATATTATACCATTCTCTGGCCATAAGGAATCAgccatttttttttaatctttggccCATTTGTTGTCTATCTTCAGATAGACATAAGTTTTGACTATACAAAATGGCCAGTAGGGACTAACGGATATGCGACCTTAAACCGTATTTTTGTCTGTCGTGTGTAACCTGCTTGTATGATTCTGAGAACAACCAATTTGAAGATCTCCTTTTATATTTTGAATGATTTAAACTCATTGTACATGTAAGACCAGACGGCCTCCATCATAGCTCCAACCCATTATGGCTCCAACCCTTTCATAGACCTTGCGTAGGGAAAGCTTTGTAGCACTAGATTGCGATTTTACTACTTGCTAATCTACCAGCTATCCTGTCTTTGCAGCCCTATCTTCTACGAATTGGAATTTCAACTTCTTTCGACTCTTGGAGCCGATACCTTATAGTCTAAGTAGCCCTATAGTTCCTCTGGAgtggggtggcaaaacgggtgcCGGGCATGCTCGTTTTGCCCGCATTTTTTTTACAGGTCGGGCAAAGGTTTAGACCATACCCCCTAATGTGCCCGTCCCGTTTTTTTTTGCGGGTGCGggcattaacataaattttggcatttttaggtttaaaagatGTAATGCCCCCGGGCATACCTGTTTGCCACCCTTACTTAGGACCCATAGAAATACCAGGTGTAGGTTTGGCTATTGATAACTATCTGCAAAAATAATCATGAGCGAATACAAAAAGTTCAAATACAGAGGAAGAGATGATGTTTGTGGGCTTTGGGACATTACAACAATAATTTCTAGGCTAATTCCTTTGTAGTGCGACTTACTTTTATATTTCTATACTTTCTGTTAAATTGCTACTGTATTTCCTGTCTATAGAATGCTTTGAACCTAAACACAAATCAATGTTTCAGACAAATAATACTACTAGGAAAAGGCGAAGTAAGCTCGATGCTGATGAATCTGATGATAATGGATATGACAAGGGAAAAACTGCAAAAGACGCCGAAGGGAAGAACTTGGAATTGCAAAAAGAAGAGTTTCCTAAAGGTAAACGCAAAGCTCGAAAACGCAGGCGGCTGGCTCTTCAGGGAAAAGCAATAAAGGATGTAAGAAGGAAACAAAAAGCTGACTCACTTACTGGCGAAGACGTAGGTCCATTCTCCAATACCAGTGAAGAGAGCTTGTTTAGCGAGGATGGAATTCAAGTTGACAGAATATGTCCAGCAGGAAGTACATCGGATGAGGCTGGAAGTGCTTAATTCAGGTGGCTAAATATTTAATTGGGTTTATTCTTGCAGTAATATGCACTTGGCTTGAAATCCAACAAAGTTTTCTGTCTGTGAGCTTGTCTAGCGGGGGAGATGCACTGGTACTAATTGTGATGTAGTGTTGTGTATTAGTAGTGTAAATAGTTCCAATAGTATACAGTGTATCCTTTTCAAGCATGAAACAAACCGTGTAGATTTTGTAGAATCTGTAATGTAAGTGATTACAAGATTCAGTTAGGGATAAAAAAAGAATGTAcaattggatttgattaggaAATACCGATGTTGAATCATAAATACTTGTGAGCAACTGTCGTAGCTTTTGCGAAGGATAATGATTGGCAGctgttattgattaatgattcaAATGTGGTTCTTGTTGTATACAAACAACATCTTAGCTTTTGGCATGTTACACTCTGGCCTCTTTTTAAGTGTTGTAATATTTATTGGAGCCCATTTTGGCTCGTAATGGCGAATCTTTTGTTCTGTTTGGAACACACCAATGAAATAGCAGTGAGAAGCTCTTAAACTACTAAAGAGGTTTATAACTTGTACATAAAAATTAGAGAAGAATAGAACCGATTGGGTTGAGAAATACCAATACTGAGAGAGAAAAGAAATCAGTGAATTATATTCACCAAGTTAACACAATAGAACAAAATGAAAAGTGTCGGTCATATCAACATATCATCGAGAACAAGGGTATTCCAGTCCTCATCACCTTTTTAATAAACCCAAGCTTCTCTGAACTACTAATAGTGATAGTTGAACATGACCAGCAACGAATATGCAGCACAAATATCAACTACTACAAAATAGAACCCGACAACCCTTTGGTGGAAGCCGACAGAACATCCTATACAATCATCAGAGACCCTGACGGAGAAGTTCTGAATGGGTTACGGGATCCAAATGTTTTTTTATGGGTCAACAGAGAACCCAAAGGAGTTGAAATTTGCTATAGAGATGGTTTTCAAATGCACGAGATAGAACATACTAGTATGATGCtcgatgaagaaaagaaaaacacaagggggtttgaattagggttttcaaaaattaaagcAAAATGACATGTTTGGTTATTCTGAtttgtttgaactcaaactactccaatccatcatactaaggtgattttgcctctctccaaTGAGGTCTTAATTCACTAATCAAAACTTTGACGACTATCACACGAAGACAACCGTCAACGTCTTCTTGAGATCAAACCACAACCCAGTTTACTCAAGGAATAACAATTATAAAACAATAATTTAATGTGTTTATAAAAATGCTTCTAGTAAGCTGTATCACAACTATGATGTATACATAAAATATAGCACAATATAAAATAAGAGACAAAATGTATGAGTGATTTTGAGCGCTCTTAGTATTTTCGTGCGTGAGAGTTGTTCTTTGATTCACCACCATAGTCTCTTTTTATAGACTGAATAAAGAGATTCGTTGGAGACATGTTCTCTTGTTTTGGAAGGTTAATAATATGTGATTTAATACTCTTTCCAAAAACATAGATGCTGTCCATAGCCATAATGTTTCAGCTGTTACTTATTTGATCCTGTATTAATGACTTTAACGAAAAATGGATCTTCTGACATGAGAGTATCATATCCATTCTAAAGAGCAGTCAAAACTTTACTTGATGATTATATGGAAGCTTCTTATCAGAGTATAAGTTGCAGCTATGTTCATTTGTGCTTGTGAAGCGTTTTAGCAtcagaacttcttgttcttgtaaacttccCGTTCTAGCAtcagaacttcttgttcttgtacATTTCCCGTTCTAGCATCAGgacttcttgttcttgtaaactaCTCTCAATGCAGT encodes:
- the LOC131644244 gene encoding uncharacterized protein LOC131644244 — translated: MKGRSNRPQHMDPPPDEWVDGSWTVDCICGVTFDDGEEMVKCDECDVWVHTRCSRYVKGDDMFACDKCKAKNNRAGADNNTEETEVAQFLIDLPTKTISLERRNNNNNNRSSSLSSRVASCSRRPFKLWTDIPMEERVHVQGIPGGDPSLFAGKTMSSIFGPQLWKCTGYVPKKFNFQYREFPSWYENDSDKGGQENDTDVRDKDNGAGVLLSFSKETNNVLATSTSPVAALVGMKSSQGKKGFKENGTGKVRKDHMPRVHNADKKERTLLSPSAVHSSKRRKDEFSKDRSGKKKRVKTTERDAADLKRRTSDREDVDPKRRSSDREDVDPKRRTSHSSKAAFTSTSDAKQLAFYGGRGPKVFKDDIRSIKNKNLKDSVARDHISNDSFAGGIIMEASNNNNLTTTEESSEALYPNKTRQSHSAGDVLAEGKTGHKVLEISSKTDDAVTSVLKQTNLENASAKKKGGDCLEANNVDGTLVRSPASPQTEDHCGSAPERIGKQVSQDIDCNQKPSSGQCKVKVKREEDEDDKFKLSNFHSSPISGLKNNGKPTDPTSVTDKVNDAAVLSLPLCEAKVGNIGISSEVLPDNHTNELNELPGDFCRGKEEVEGSEGSLETQKGFSKTKDGLGSSKNPSKSEAFECPSKMLASGGKSSPTSSTLNSKSLSHDFKSEDTEIANPFTKHGAKSDRNNYMKSESCMNDAAMDEIPRKSVKDRPKSSLNHNSKGLHSSRSMQSSVSKQVNPDVRDSVHCSSTKPSLGHQTPSVFGSSETNASIHHQKGPQVQNKISSSVPQKVERLNQTNTHPSSKSNQNNTPSLNPSPTLNSSMLSDEELALLLHQELNSSPRVPRVPRARQTGSLPQLTSTSATNMLMKRASVGGKDNYLVCKRKYKDATRDGVCSSREPEDETKRIEKEKEKEKVQSSSDQRKQDMAYVEDASVKEEGSRACVTAANSITSNVVSTTPATENSSPPSPREDCNLSSKRNSPRNISDDDTPTAGRPVHHTLPGLINDIMSKGRRMTYEELCGAVLPHWPNLRKHNGERYAYASHSQAVLDCLRNRHEWARLVDRGPKTNNTTRKRRSKLDADESDDNGYDKGKTAKDAEGKNLELQKEEFPKGKRKARKRRRLALQGKAIKDVRRKQKADSLTGEDVGPFSNTSEESLFSEDGIQVDRICPAGSTSDEAGSA